A window of the Xenopus laevis strain J_2021 chromosome 9_10L, Xenopus_laevis_v10.1, whole genome shotgun sequence genome harbors these coding sequences:
- the LOC108700787 gene encoding 60S ribosomal protein L23, with product MSKRGRGGSSGAKFRISLGLPVGAVINCADNTGGKNLYIISVKGIKGRLNRLPAAGVGDMVMATVKKGKPELRKKVHPAVVIRQRKSYRRKDGVFLYFEDNAGVIVNNKGEMKGSAITGPVAKECADLWPRIASNAGSIA from the exons ATGTCCAAGAGAG GACGCGGAGGTTCGTCCGGTGCGAAGTTTCGCATCTCCCTTGGTCTCCCCGTGGGAGCCGTCATAAACTGCGCTGACAACACAG GTGGAAAGAACCTGTACATAATCTCAGTGAAAGGCATCAAGGGACGTCTGAACAGACTGCCAGCCGCTGGTGTTGGAGACATGGTGATGGCCACAGTGAAGAAAGGAAAACCCGAGCTGAGGAAAAAGG TGCATCCGGCGGTGGTTATACGGCAACGGAAGTCGTACCGGAGAAAAGACGGGGTGTTCCTGTATTTTGAAGACAATGCGGGGGTGATAGTAAACAACAAAGGGGAGATGAAAG GCTCGGCTATCACAGGCCCCGTGGCAAAGGAATGCGCAGATCTGTGGCCCAGGATTGCATCAAACGCAGGCAGCATCGCATGA
- the c17orf98.L gene encoding uncharacterized protein C17orf98, producing the protein MLYGSNVCIRCHPPPTMALAVNCNPVTRTQQTIILARAMEQVQRQKGKLKAADKSRVQRRVDQEEKKLGSLHGTSIQYSQATDHSLETFDLVKFVNKEKKRRTAREKGFILDGIAVRTLTGEERSPKLWAGIPPYNAQRDPHAAAYFESPNVRNLLRRTGQSNGGTSLNGRIVDKYYIRGDGALYVNLRNCSGAGHCQMHYIGHNAPSWLPMLGYNGHYGYRRNLPTLRQTPSAFREITPFPLH; encoded by the exons ATGTTATACGGTAGTAACGTTTGTATTAGGTGCCACCCCCCACCCACAATGGCACTGGCAGTCAACTGTAACCCAGTCACCCGAACGCAGCAAACGATCATCCTCGCTCGAGCAATGGAGCAAGTCCAGAGACAGAAG GGAAAACTAAAGGCGGCAGATAAGAGCAGGGTACAGAGGAGAGTTGACCAAGAGGAGAAAAAGCTTGGGAGCCTTCATGGAACATCAATCCAATATA GCCAAGCCACTGACCACTCCCTAGAGACCTTTGATCTGGTCAAGTTTGTAAATAAGGAGAAGAAGAGAAGGACTGCCCGTGAAAAGGGCTTCATCTTGGATGGCATTGCAGTCAGAACTTTGACGGGAGAAGAGAGGTCTCCCAAGCTTTGGGCAGGGATCCCTCCATACAATGCCCAACGTGACCCACACGCAGCAGCTTATTTTGAAAGTCCAAACGTGAGGAACTTATTGAGAAGAACGGGACAG AGCAATGGAGGAACCTCACTGAATGGCCGTATTGTAGACAAGTATTATATCCGTGGAGATGGGGCCTTATACGTGAACCTCAGGAACTGCAGTGGAGCAG GACATTGCCAGATGCATTACATTGGGCATAATGCCCCATCATGGCTGCCAATGCTCGGGTACAATGGGCATTATGGTTACAGAAGGAATTTGCCAACACTCCGTCAGACACCCTCTGCATTCAGAGAAATTACCCCATTCCCCCTTCACTAA